From one Lolium rigidum isolate FL_2022 chromosome 4, APGP_CSIRO_Lrig_0.1, whole genome shotgun sequence genomic stretch:
- the LOC124708006 gene encoding UDP-galactose/UDP-glucose transporter 5-like — protein sequence MADEAALPVAAAAGRDKDERRRWLSRCALAVVGIMSTLLVYGVLQEKLMRVPYGEEKEFFRYSLFLVFCNRITTSLVSALVLLSSKKSTDPVAPIQKYCVVSLSNILTTTCQYEALKYVSFPVQTLAKCAKMIPVMIWGTIMMKKKYGGKDYFFAVIVTMGCSLFILFPASMDVSPLNRGRESTVWGVSLMLGYLGFDGFTSTFQDKLFKGYEMEIHNQIFYTTMCSCVISLSGLILQNHLLPAVDFMVRHPDCFYDVLILSTVATASQFFISYTIRTFGALTFATIMTTRQLVSILLSCVWFVHPLSWMQWVGAAIVFGALYAKSFSRSKPQKAVVASSSSQGSIPNSANNS from the exons ATGGCGGACGAGGCGGCgctgccggtggcggcggcggcggggagggacAAGGACGAGCGCCGCCGCTGGCTGTCCCGGtgcgcgctcgccgtcgtcggcaTCATGAGCACGCTCCTCGTCTACGGCGTCCTCCAG GAAAAACTCATGAGAGTTCCCTATGGAGAAGAGAAGGAGTTCTTTAGATACTCACTTTTTCTTGTTTTCTGTAACCGTATCACTACATCCTTGGTGTCTGCACTCGTGTTACTG TCGAGTAAGAAATCCACGGACCCGGTGGCTCCAATCCAGAAATACTGTGTTGTCTCCTTATCAAACATACTGACCACAACTTGCCAGTACGAG GCCCTCAAGTACGTCAGCTTCCCTGTTCAGACGCTTGCGAAATGCGCAAAGATGATCCCTGTCATG ATTTGGGGCACAATAATGATGAAAAAGAAGTATGGTGGGAAAGATTACTTCTTTGCAGTCATTGTGACCATGGGCTGTTCATTGTTCATTCTATTCCCG GCATCAATGGATGTTAGTCCACTCAATAGAGGCAGAGAAAGCACTGTTTGGGGTGTTTCACTCATGCTTGGTTATCTTGG ATTTGATGGTTTCACAAGCACCTTCCAAGATAAGCTCTTCAAAGGGTATGAGATGGAAATACACAACCAAATATTCTACACGACAATGTGCTCTTGTGTTATTAGCTTGAGTG GACTTATTCTCCAGAATCATCTCCTTCCAGCTGTGGACTTCATGGTTCGTCATCCAGATTGTTTCTATGACGTCCTAATCCTATCCACT GTTGCAACTGCTAGCCAGTTCTTCATATCTTACACCATTCGAACATTTGGGGCTCTCACATTTGCTACAATCATGACAACCCGACAG TTGGTGAGTATACTACTGTCCTGTGTCTGGTTCGTGCACCCCCTCAGCTGGATGCAGTGGGTTGGGGCT GCCATTGTATTCGGAGCCCTGTACGCGAAAAGCTTCTCGAGAAGCAAGCCACAGAAGGCAGTGGTTGCAAGCTCATCGTCGCAAGGCTCTATACCGAATTCGGCTAACAATAGTTGA